TCTGAGACTTTAGATTATGAAACGTCTGAAAAGAGCTTTCTGGGATTTGAGGTTTTACATTATGAAACGTCTGAAAAGAACTTTCTGGGTTCTGAGACTTTGCATTATGAAACGTCTGAAAAGAACTTTCTGGGTTCTGAGACTTTGCATTATGAAACGTCTGAAAAGAACTTTCTGGGTTCTGAGACTTTACATTATGAAACGTCTGAAAAGAACTTTCTGGGATTTGAGACTTTACATTATGAAACGTCTGAAAAGAACTTTCTGGGATTTGAGGTTTTACATTATGAAACGTCTGAAAAGAACTTTCTGGGTTCTGAGACTTTGCATTATGAAACGTCTGAAAAGAACTTTCTGGGTTCTGAGACTTTGCATTATGAAACGTCTGAAAAGAACTTTCTGGGTTCTGAGACTTTGCATTATGAAACGTCTGAAAAGAACTTTCTGGGTTCTGAGACTTTGCATTATGAAACGTCTGAAAAGAACTTTCTGAGTTCTGAGACTTTACATTATGAAACGTCTGAAAAGAACTTTCTGGGATTTGAGGTTTTACATTATGAAACGTCTGAAAAGAACTTTCTGGGTTCTGAGACTTTGCATTATGAAACGTCTGAAAAGAACTTTCTGGGTTCTGAGACTTTGCATTATGAAACGTCTGAAAAGAACTTTCTGGGTTCTGAGACTTTACATTATGAAACGTCTGAAAAGAACTTTCTGGGTTCTGAGACTTTACATTATGAAACGTCTGAAAAGAACTTTCTGGGTTCTGAGACTTTGCATTATGAAACGTCTGAAAAGAACTTTCTGGGTTCTGAGACTTTACATTATGAAACGTCTGAAAAGAACTTTCTGGGTTCTGAGACTTTACATTATGAAACGTCTGAAAAGAACTTTCTGGGTTCTGAGACTTTACAGTATAAAACATCTGAAAAGAGCTTTCTGGGCTCTGAGACTTTATGAAACGTTTGAAAAGAACTTTCTGGGTTCTGAGACTTTACATTATGAAACGTCTGAAAAGAGCTTTCTGGGTTCTGAGACTTTACATTATAAAACGTCAGAAAAGAACTTTCAACGTTTTAATGCCTCATACTGAAAAAAAGTCTGAAAAGAACTTTCTGTGTTTTAATGATTAACTTTAAAATGCGTCATAAAAGAATTTTTAGTGTTTTAATGTCTTACATTAGAAAACGTCTGAAAAGAACTTTCAGGGTTTTGAGGCTTTAGGTTGCAAAACGTCTGAAAAGAACTTTCAGTGTTTTAGTGCATTACATTGAAAAAAGTCTGAAAAGAACTTCCAGTGTTTTAATGTATTACATTAGAAAACATCTGAAAAGAACTTTCAGGGTTTTGAGGTTTTAGGTTTGAAAACGTCTGTAAAGAACTTTTTGGGTTTTAAGGTTTTAAGCTTGAAAACGTCTGAAAAGAACTTTCAGGGTTTTGAGGCATTAGGCTGGAAAATGTCTGAAAAGAACTTTTTGGGTTTTGAGGCTTTATGTTGGAAAAGTCTGAGAAGAACTTTAGTGCTTTTTGGCTTTGCATTATAAAACGTCTAGAAGGAACTTTCGGGATTTTGGGCTTTAGGTTGGGAAACATCTGGAGGCTTTAGGTTTAAAAATGTCTGAAAAGAACCATAAGGGGTTTGAGGCTTTAGGATGGAAAACGTCTAGGAAGAACTTTCAGTGTTTTGAGGCTTCAGGTTGAAAAATGTCTGAATAGAACTTTCAGGGTTTAGAGGCTATAGGCTGGAAAATGTCTGAAAAAAGCTTTAAGGGTTTTGAGGCTTTAGGTTTGCAAACGTCTGCAAAGAGCTTTAAGGGTTTGGAGGCTTTAAGTTGGAAACTGTCTGAAAAGAACTTTCAGAGTTTTGAGGATTAAGGttgaaaaatgtatgaaaaaaacttTCAGGGTTTGAGGCTTTAAGTTGGAAATCGTCTAAAAGGAGCTTTCAATGTTTTGAGGCTTTTTGTTGGAAAACGTCTGGAAAAGAACTTTCTGGGTTTTAAAGCTTTGGATTGGAAAAAGTCTGAAAAGAACTTTCTGGGTTGTGAGGCTTTAGGTTGAAAAAACTCTTAAAAGGACTTTCACGGATTTGTGGCTTTAGGTTAGGAAACTTCTGAAAAGAATTCTATGGGTTTTGAGGCTTTAGGTTGGAAAATGTCTGAAATGAACTTTCAGGGTTTAGAGGCTTTTGGCTGGAAAACGTCTGAAAAGAACTACCAGGGTTTTGATGCTTTAGGTTGAAAAACGTATGCAAAGAACTTTTTGGGTTTTGAGGCTTTACGCTGGGAAATGTCTGGAAAGAACTTTCAGGGTTTTGAGGCTTTAAGTTGGAAAACGTCTGCAAAGAATTTTTTGGGTTTTGAGGCTTTAAGTTGGAAAACGTCTGCAAAGAATTTTTTGGGTTTTGAGGCTTTAAGTTGGAAAACGTCTGCAAAGAATTTTTTGGGTTTTGAGGCTTTAAGTTGGAAAACGTCTGGAAAGAATTTTTTGGGTTTTGAGGCTTTAAGTTGGAAAACGTCTGCAAAGAATTTTTTTGGGTTTTGAGGCTTTAAGTTGGAAAACGTCTGCAAAGAATTTTTTGGGTTTTGAGGCTTTAAGTTGGAAAACGTCTGCAAAGAATTTTTTGGGTTTTGAGGCTTTAAGTTGGAAAACGTCTGGAAAGAATTTTTTGGGTTTTGAGGCTTTAAGTTGGAAAACGTCTGGAAAGAACTTTCAGGGTTTTGAGGCTTTAAGTTGGAAAACGTCTGCAAAGAATTTTTTGGGTTTTGAGGCTTTAAGTTGGAAAACGTCTGCAAAGAATTTTTTGGGTTTTGAGGCTTTAAGTTGGAAAACGTCTGCAAAGAATTTTTTGGGTTTTGAGGCTTTAAGTTGGAAAACGTCTGGAAAGAACTTTCAGGGTTTTGAGGCTTTAAGTTGGAAAACGTCTGCAAAGAATTTTTTGGGTTTTGAGGCTTTAAGTTGGAAAACGTCTGCAAAGAATTTTTTGGGTTTTGAGGCTTTAAGTTGGAAAACGTCTGCAAAGAATTTTTTTGGGTTTTGAGGCTTTAAGTTGGAAAACGTCTGGAAAGAACTTTCAGGGTTTTGAGGCTTTAAGTTGGAAAACGTCTGCAAAGAATTTTTTGGGTTTTGAGGCTTTAAGTTGGAAAACGTCTGGAAAGAATTTTTTGGGTTTTGAGGCTTTAAGTTGGAAAACGTCTGCAAAGAATTTTTTGGGTTTTGAGGCTTTAAGTTGGAAAACGTCTGGAAAGAACTTTCAGGGTTTTGAGGCTTTAAGTTGGAAAACGTCTGCAAAGAATTTTTTGGGTTTTGAGGCTTTAAGTTGGAAAACGTCTGCAAAGAATTTTTTGGGTTTTGAGGCTTTAAGTTGGAAAACGTCTGCAAAGAATTTTTTGGGTTTTGAGGCTTTAAGTTGGAAAACGTCTGGAAAGAACTTTCAGGGTTTTGAGGCTTTAAGTTGGAAAACGTCTGGAAAGAATTTTTTGGGTTTTGAGGCTTTAAGTTGGAAAACGTCTGCAAAGAATTTTTTGGGTTTTGAGGCTTTAAGTTGGAAAACGTCTGCAAAGAATTTTTTGGGTTTTGAGGCTTTAAGTTGGAAAACGTCTGGAAAGAACTTTCAGGGTTTTGAGGCTTTAAGTTGGAAAACGTCTGCAAAGAATTTTTTGGGTTTTGAGGCTTTAAGTTGGAAAACGTCTGCAAAGAATTTTTTGGGTTTTGAGGCTTTAAGTTGGAAAACGTCTGCAAAGAATTTTTTGGGTTTTGAGGCTTTAAGTTGGAAAACGTCTGGAAAGAACTTTCAGGGTTTTGAGGCTTTATGTTGGAAAACGTCTGCAAAGAATTTTTTGGGTTTTGAGGCTTTAAGTTGGAAAACGTCTGGAAAGAACTTTCAGGGTTTTGAGGCTTTAAGTTGGAAAACGTCTGCAAAGAATTTTTTGGGTTTTGAGGCTTTAAGTTGGAAAACGTCTGGAAAGAATTTTTAGGGTTTTGAGGCTTTAAGTTGGAAAACGTCTGCAAAGAATTTTTTGGGTTTTGAGGCTTTAAGTTGGAAAACGTCTGCAAAGAATTTTTTGGGTTTTGAGGCTTTAAGTTGGAAAACGTCTGGAAAGAATTTTTTGGGTTTTGAGGCTTTAAGTTGGAAAACGTCTGCAAAGAATTTTTTGGGTTTTGAGGCTTTAAGTTGGAAAACGTCTGCAAAGAATTTTTTGGGTTTTGAGGCTTTAAGTTGGAAAACGTCTGGAAAGAACTTTCAGGGTTTTGAGGCTTTAAGTTGGAAAATGTCTGAAAAGAACTACCAGGGTTTTGAGGCTTTAGGTTGGAAAACGTCTGCAAAGAATTTTTTGGGTTTTAAGGCTTTAGGCTGGGAAATGTCTGGAAAGAACTTTCAGGGTTTTGAGGCTTCAAGTTGGAAAACGTCTGTAAAGAACTTTCAGGGAGTTGAGGCTTTAGGTTGGAAAACGTCTGAAAAGAATTTTCTGGGTTTTGATTCTTTATGATGGAAAACGTCTGTAAAGAACTTTTTAGGGTTTTGAGACTTTAGGTTGGAAAACGTCTGCAGAGAAATTTCTGGGTTTTGAGGCTTTAGGCTGGAAAATGTCTAAAATGAAATTTCAGGGTTTTGAGGATTTAGTTTGGTAAACGTCTGGAAAGAGCTTCAAGTGGCTTGAGGCTTTAGGTTGAAGTACGCCTGAAAAGAACTTTCTAGGTTTTGAGATTTTAGGTTGGAAAACGTCAGAAAAGAACTTTCTGGGTTTTGAGATTTTAGGTTGGAAAACGTCGGAAAAGAACTTTCTGGGTTTTGAGGATTTTAGGTTGGAAAAACGTCTGAAAAGAACTTTCTGGGTTTTAAGACCTTAGGTTGGGAAACGTCTGTAAAGAGCTTTAAGGGCTTTGAGGCTTTAGGTTGAAGTATGCCTGAATAGTACTTTTTGGGTTTTGAGGCTTTAGGTTAGAAAATATCCGGAAAGAACTTTCAGGGTTTTGAGACTTTAGGTTGGAAAACATCTGAAAAGAGCTTTCTGGTTTTTGAGGCTACATTATAAAACGTATAGAAGGAACCTTTTGGGTTTTGAGGCTTTAGGAAAGAAAACGTCCGAAAAGAACTATCAGGGTTTAGAGGGTTTAGGTTGAAAATCGCCTGAAAAgagttttttttaaggattttgaggTTTTAGGCTGGAAAACGACTGAAAAGAGCTTTAAAGGGTTTGAGGCTTCAAGTTGGGAAAAGTCTGAAAAGAGCTTTAAGGGGTTTGAGGGTTTTGGTTGGAAAACATCTGAAAAGAGTTTTAAGGGGTTTGTGACTTTAGGCTGGAAAAGTCTGGAAAGAGCTTTAAGGTTTTTGAGCCTTTGGGTTGGAAAACGTCTGAAAAGAGCTTTAAGGGGGTTGAGGCTTTAGGTTGGGAAACATCTGAAAAGAACTCACGGGGTTTGAGGCTTTAGGTTGGAAAATTTCTGTAAAGAGATTTAAGGGTTTTGTGGCTTAAGGTTGGGAAACATCTGAAAAGAGCTTTAAGGATTATGAGGCTTTGGGTTGAAAAACGTCTGAGAAGATCTATGCGGGGTTTGAGAGTTTAGGTTGGAAAACGTCTGGAAAGAACTTTCAGGGTTTTAAGGCTTTGGGCTGGAAACGTCTGAGAAGATCCATGAGGGGTTTTAGAGTTTAGGTTGGAAAACATCTGAAAAGAGCTTTCAGGTTTTTGAGGCTTTGGGCTGGAAGCGTCTGAAAAGAGCTTTTAGGGTTCTAATGCCTTGCATTGGAAAGGGTCAGATAAGTAATCCTTGTAAATATGCCAAAACTTTAGAAATAGTATTTTTATGATCATTAGTACTCAACTATAAAAATAAAGGAGcgaaaaatttgagaaatgaagACAGGAAGTACGAAACTAGTGCTTTGGTAATAGCCTAACTGACAGAGCAGTTCGTAATGTAGAAATCATCACACTCCTTTTAGTATCTAATTGAGGAATCTATAATACCATTGGCAGCATTATCTCATATGCTAATCTGAGATTAGTCCCATACAACAAGATATGAGATCGAAATCAGTTGACCGTGAAAAGAAGATCGAAGCGATGAAGGGTTGTAAATTATCGCTGGATATCTGTGTCCAATTAGATGATAAGCCTGGTTACCGGGAGAATGAAAAGTGAAATCAGTGATAAAAGATAACGTTCAACACTGTTTTTCTTAGATTTTTATCAGCAACACTATTCCAATACAGGGAGTAATTTTGTGTGGTCTGGTTATTATTGGcaagtaatactctctctctctctctctctctctctctctctccacggttctaatctctctctctctctctctctctctctctccacggttcTAATAAGAGATAATCTGTCTTTTCTCTTCCCAAGATTCTAATGTTGAATCGTCTCACAGTCAATGcagattatgatctctctctctctctctctctctctctctctctcttccaattcaGAGAGTAATTTTGTCTGGTCTGTTTATTAGTGCTATATATGCATTTGGcaagtaatgctctctctctctctctctctctctctctctctctctccaagtctcTATCATTAAAAGCTGATATCAGCCAAACGTTACATCACAGTATCTCATACATTGGCCCTCGAGCGATCGAAGCGGTAAGAAGAATTAATACACACATCCCCTTCTACCTTTAAGAAATTAGATCGAAATCTTGTATTTGTGTATAGATAACAGCTCAGATAATTAGTAGATGACCCTCAGTGGTAACAGCTGTGAAGACAGGTCCATCTGTTGCCTTCAAGACCCAGGTCAGAGGTTGTCGccaacctcatttttttttttttttttttttttttgtctgcggTTTCAAGTCATTTCACTGCAGCCCAATCTATGATATCAATATTAAGTTATAAGGAAGATTTACGAAGAGAATTGAATGATTCAGTTAACAGGGTTTAATCTTGAATATTTTAATTATGTCAGTTATTAATTAATTCGTATATATCTTAAAAAAAGTGTCTATTGTGAGTTGATTTGAATATCAAATCAATTAAATTTGAATTAAAATCAAATCAAAGTAACATATGATGGTCCCTGATTAAATAGTTTAATTGTGCCAGTTATTAATTAATTCGTATATAACTTAATAAAAAAATGAGCTGATCATGAGATGATTTAAATATTAAATCAATTAAATTTGAATTAAAATCAAATCAAAGTAGTATATGGTGGTCCTTGaatgttgtatacatacatatatatatatatatatatatatgtatatatatatatatatatgtgtgtgtgtgtgtgtatatatatatatatatatatatactcaatattccgaaaataagcagctcctctaggagaaggacactccaaaatcagaccattgttctctggtcttgggtagtcccatagcctctgtaccatggtcttgcactgtctagggctagagttctcttgcttgagggtacactcgggcccaccactctatctaatttctcttcttgttttgttaaagtttttatagtttatatgtatttcaatgttactgttcttgaaatatttaatttttccttgtttcctatcctcactgggctattttccctgctgggggcccctgggcttatggcatccagcttttccaactagggttgtagcttagcaagtaataataataataataataataatgataataataattttaggaatttatttggaatctattataaaaaaataataccctATGACTTTTCCTGTATGCTATACAGTATAATATGATATCTATTAAAAATCAGTATAAATACCGCACGAAAAAATAATACCTTCGCAAAGAAACAAATGATATTTGATCGTTCTAACACGAGAAGCTACCTTCACTCTCTTTCttcactctctctttcttctcttctcCTCTGTCTTTCACGATAAAAGAATCACTCTCACTTTTAGGGCTCTTGCTTCATTCGAAAGATACAACACTCCAGACGGCGAGGCGTACCCAATGGGTTAACGCGCTGGGAAcagctttccctctctctctctctctctctctctctctctccacagttctAATGATAGATCATGTCTTTCATCTTCCCAAGacttaaaattttataaattttgctCATTCCAGCTCTCACAATGcagataatcctctctctctctctctctctctctctctctctctctccacagttctAATGATGAATCATTTGTCTTTCATCTTCCCAGGatttgaaattttataatttttgttcatTCCAGCTCTCACAATAcagataatcatctctctctctctctctctctcctctctctctctctctctctctctaatttgtttGATATTTTGTCTACCAAAGTGTAAATACCATATcaatcttttatctctctctctctctctctctctctctctctcatttgtttaacATTTTCTCTATCAAAGTGTCAATACTATATGaatctttcatctctctctctctctctctctctctctctctctctaattagcaTATTTTGTCTATCAAAATGTAAATACCAGaaacttttaaatctctctctctctctctctctctctctctctccacggttcCAATGCTAAATAATTTGTCTTCCATCTTCCCAAGATTTAAGATTTTATAATGTGTCATTCTAGGTCTCACAAGTAATGCagataatcattctctctctctctctctctctctctctctctctctcacggttctAATGATATATCATCTA
The window above is part of the Palaemon carinicauda isolate YSFRI2023 chromosome 11, ASM3689809v2, whole genome shotgun sequence genome. Proteins encoded here:
- the LOC137649474 gene encoding uncharacterized protein; the encoded protein is MEQQQQQQQLQQSGKKEAASVVGKARTHWGRQGPTGEGQDPLRKRVVFALLKGGSWYSGYIMHQEAYSWESRQIVILNAGRETSRVFVSQEENRSGGGMKEAVMILHHETSEKSFLGFEVLHHETSEKNFLGSETLQHETSEKNFLGSETLDYETSEKSFLGFEVLHYETSEKNFLGSETLHYETSEKNFLGSETLHYETSEKNFLGSETLHYETSEKNFLGFETLHYETSEKNFLGFEVLHYETSEKNFLGSETLHYETSEKNFLGSETLHYETSEKNFLGSETLHYETSEKNFLGSETLHYETSEKNFLSSETLHYETSEKNFLGFEVLHYETSEKNFLGSETLHYETSEKNFLGSETLHYETSEKNFLGSETLHYETSEKNFLGSETLHYETSEKNFLGSETLHYETSEKNFLGSETLHYETSEKNFLGSETLHYETSEKNFLGSETLQYKTSEKSFLGSETL